The Ipomoea triloba cultivar NCNSP0323 chromosome 4, ASM357664v1 DNA segment aacctttttccaccatgatattcatgaatttcttgataaagtatggatataaagatttcagtagatgaaagattggtgtgattgtggtatatgatgaatatatgtagtagacatgaatatgtgtttacaaccttatatatatatatatatatatatacaaaggtaGACCTATATTGTTCAAAATGCATAAAgcgagaaagtaaagaatgagacaaaatgaaatcacggtgtgaagttggaggatattcctttttaacattcataattaaattacaaacattgggccccaaaatgattggtgttaaccacttgagtaaccttgtagaaacatatccagggttactagagctagtgactaacctgcgggcttggaatcccgacaaggggtgtgcacactaaaggtcctagatctgcttcccctagttggaataactaggttgtggtgagatgatggaaatgagaaggaaattgtggtgtgaattggaatatctttcacttcattatggtaaaagatggttatttctatttaaatgcttatatgattatgatgataattatgagtatgaggatgagtatgagtatgatatggtgcatacatgtggaagttgtgattattggcacatattttatttgaaacaataatgaggaaatgaatatctcttctatgagaaaagctttacatgatttaacgtgTATACGCTATTATGCTATCtatgaatcatttggttgcaggtggATTTTCAAATCAAgggaaaaactttataaagctttcaaattgttatgttttcaaacctttgtctacttttaagtgacaatggatttccttacttagccgtcgtgctaactacacttcattgtgtcctttattagatgcagccTAGCGtgagtctagcgtgggcccctgtggccgatgagctcagaataggatgggagtcgaggttgaagactactctatcctataATAggcaccctggaagaattattctcaattgtattaagttggatgttgatgtggttgtttgatgttgtaagtttagccttaacgtttgggtatggaagagatacctaagcgtggcggtaacacccagttttctgctgataagatgtacgcttccgcaatgtattattaaggattttgaaataaatccaagacgtgaaaattggggtgttacacgcTTAgacttagtttaccttgtttagactttggtttgtgggcctgtgtgccaattgagatattatatactcttgtctagtgtttggatgttgtTAAACATGACTTGAGGATTTTATCGTTATGCATGACAGTTAGTTCGTTtcttatggttagcctgtgcatctaggctgcgTTTtctacctagatgtggcatgacgcccttaagttttaaattcgcttccgctatgttatgttgttggttgagataggcagctgttgtgttgagcttttatctatctcagcttgtgtgaggttggggtgtcacagacATTATTCCGCCGCAGGTCTCCGCAAGGCTTATCCCAACTCCCAGAAACGGATCAACTCACAGACACGAAAATCCCCTTTCCAGAATGCAATAATCAGACCAAtatacaccaacatttcatcaaattagaggccaaaaatatggaaatccaaaccatcaatgatcataacaacactaggcaaaagatcaagatgaaatccaacaaatacaACCAAAAATAGGGCTAAGCACCAAGAAATTttaggatttccaacaccaagaacatcatatagaataagAGTGtagaaatagattttgatggacatagtggttacctcaagGAGCTCTTTCCACCTAGCAAAGCTTCAATAAtgatcacaaagccccaccaccttcttgatcatcttttacccaaagaaccccaacaAGAAACacataagaatatgcaaaaagactatcaaaaccataaaatgcaaggtagattctTAGCTACATGCACTTACCCAATCCTAAACAAGCTtaaaggagcaatcttgacttgaaaacttgtaggagaaatgaagatcaaaTTTGGGGAATTTTAGAGATCAAAATGGCGTGTGAAATGGTGAGgagtagggaagagagagagtgaaaactTTTAGGGATTTTTAATcttcaatatatatactaggatACATATAATGTATTAGGGTGAAAGACTTTAATATGGAATGGACTTAagttacatatattatattacttacAAGAAACAAATATATACAAGATTAATAAGTTGGGCTAATGAGTTCATCCCTTACAATTAAATACATGAATTAGAATAAAGAagcccataagatgtcttaAAGACAttatacctatatatattaagaaattggGCTATGTaggaatattttaattacaaggATTGTAAGGattcaaattgaataaaatcccttacaagaataaattcaagaattgggctcttgattagaataaataaattaggctcaagaaatatgtatatatatgtatttatgtattaaaCTGAAAGAACTAGcccaattaaaaataattaaattgcccaaggaattaattatcgaacgaaaggcttgaacgaatttacggggtgttacactctaccccccttaaaaagagcttcgtccccgaagctcaaagctcacgggaacttgaaacggaACGATTCAAAGGAAACAAAGATTCAACGGAAGATTTAAAAGAATGATTGCTCAACTAATCCTAAACTCAAGAACATactaacatgcaactaaactcaTAACGTACCCAACCCAAACTAGCATGCAGGAACATAAACTAACAACTTACCTAGACTACAGGGTTTCTACTACGGAGCTAACACTAACGAGAAAACTACCAACTAACCTGGGTGGCCTCCCTGCGAAGAACTGCCTGGACCGTGGTGTGGATAAGGATAGGGATAAGGACAAGGCTGCTGATACTCCGGTGGCACCTCAATGCCTAGCTTGGCCTCGATGAAGCCCAAACGCTGGAAGCCACGATCCACCCTCAAGTCTAGCGAATCGAACCTCGCCTCAACCATACGGTGCATCTCCTGCAGCTGTCGGAGTACGGGGCCAACTGGTGGCGTAGGAGCTAAGGGATCGTGCTGCTCCTTCCTCCGGTGCTCTCGGTCAGCCTCACCCACGGGCTCTTCTTCTTCAGCTTCCTCCTCAGACTCGTCATCCTCCTCATCACCACCTGCCTGCTCAGCCTGCTGAGGCGCAACTAAACCTCGCAACCTCTTGTGTGGAATGTGATAGCGCTCAATCAGCTCCCTGCTCTCGTCGGCTGGCATCCTGCTCAGCTCATGAGCCGTGATATACTCATTCCCCTCTACCTGAAACAACCCAGAAAACTGCAGACTCGGTGCATTGAACGTGCTGTGAACCGGCTGCCTTGCTAACTCCCCGGTTACATTGACCCTCTTCTTCTGGAATATCCAACTCAGAACCATCCCGTAAGACCGGTTGCGCCTCTTGACTGTCTTGCAGAAGTCCATGTGTGAGATCATCAAACTGGGCAAATTAAACTTCACCCGATGCGTCAGGAAGTACGCGAAAGCACACTCTATGGCCGTAACCTCCCTGCTGTTGTTTCGGTTGGGCAACAAACTCTCTCCAACCAACAAAGTCAGAATCCTCTACTCACCAATCAGATTATGCTTATCGGGGCGAGTGTCTAAAGCAATACCCTCATCCTGTCCCAACATATACCTCAAGTAATCTCGGAAACCCACATCCTGTGTCTCAACCCAAGCACTGCGCTCATACTCACTGACACCTCCTAACGGTAAATTGAGCAACCTAGCCAACTTGGGTGGGTCAAAAAGAAATCCTTACGCCCTTCACTATCGAAGTGAGAACGGGCACTTGGTTAACGGTCTTAACTTTCATGTTCTGATAGAATTGATTGACCAAATTGGGATACACAACATTCTCAATTCGCAGAAATTGCTCCAACAAGCCCTGATAATTCAGCATATTCACTATTTCGGGCGAAAAGTGTAGCGGGTCAAGAGCTTTACCGTCAATTATGGAATAACGGATGTTGCTCGGGCCTTCCCCTTCACCGGGCTGATTCCTTCTTGCCATTGTTGTTGATGTTGGGTGTCGAACTCGATGTTGCCGTGGAAGAAAACGAGAATGACGATGGAGATGCGGACTCCTGCGGAAAACTCGCGCTGCTTGGCTACCGACGGAGGGAATGTCGCGGACCTCGGTGGCGGACGTGCGTGGTCTGGTCGCTGGTGACGGAAGAAAGATGCGGACTTCGCTGCTCTGTTGTTCTGTTGTTCGCTCGCTGCTTACGGGAAAAAGAAATAAGAAGCGGAGAAGAAAAGCGGACTTCCTTAGGGTTTTATTCCACTGAAAACGCAAAAGACGCATGTACCCCTGCCATTTGCGGACCACGCCAACGGAAAACCACACCCCGTTACCTCGCTGTCCCCTTCTCCTCACGGTGCACTTTGACGGAGCTCGACGTTCCGTTGCCTTCCTCCGCACGTGCACGCGGAGCGCCCTCGCGGGGAGCGCTGCTCCGTTTCCCCCCCCAACCGCACGGTCGTCTACTGAGCTCTTAGGAAATAAAAACAGAGACTTGCGATAAAGACCCAACAAGTCAGTATGGTCCAATGGTTCGGTCACTTCTCCTCTTGGCGCTTGGCGCGGGTTCGAGCCTTTGCGTGAACATTAGCTAGGTCCTTAggcttcttttcctttcttcttcctttttgttcctTTGACTTGACTTCACCGACTTCCCAACCACTTGACATAAGATCGAGTCTTCAAAACTTCTTTAACTAAGCGTGTCTTAAAGCTTTCTAACTAACGAGAGGTCACCTACGGTTCACTTAACGGTTCGACCAACTATAAACGCTTAAAGAAAGACCTTAAAAGCACTTAAAAGCCACGTAATTAAAGATTAAGCTCGAGGGTTACCTTCTTCCAGCCCATTCGCCTCTGCCTGGGTGCGGCCCGTCACGAAGATCGGGTGAAATGGTGAGgagtagggaagagagagagtgaaaaccTTTAGGAATTTTTAATcttcaatatatatactaggatACATATAATGTACTAGGGTGAAAGACTTTAATATGGAATGGGCTTAagttacatatattatattacttacaagaaaaaaatatatacaagatTAATAAGTTGGGCTAATGAGTTCATCCCTTACAATTAAATACATGAATTAGAATAAAGAagcccataagatgtcttaAAGACAttatacctatatatattaagaaattggGCTATGtaggtgtaacaccccgaaatttcCCTACTactcttttaatataataaggGGTTATGTTTcctatttaaataattattaatatgattCTAAATATAACTATTTCACAATGGGCTATAAACGAGCCATTCttataagttattattttaatatttaaaataaaactatagcCCATagttatgaattgtattctaatTTATAGACTAAGATTAGTCTTGAGCCCATACTATATTATAAAGCCATGGACCCAATCAACTACCATAAGTCCAATAACTATACTTTGATTACCCTTGACCCAATTAACCTAACCCaaatccaatatataatatatagtttgatCCAACCTTCTAATTTGACCCATGATCCACAAGCCCAAAATGGAAGTTTCCAATTTCAGAAACCTAATGTTAGCAGCCAACGTTACTGCGTTTCTACCTTTGCCTCTTGCCTCTGCCTCCCTCGATCAAGCGACCAGCAACAACAACGATGGAATTTCCAGCGGTGGTGGTGGCAAGCACAGTTGAGCTCCATCACCGGCTTCCGACTTCACCGACGCGAAGCAATGGCACGCGGCAGCTGTAGGCCTTTGTGTATCATCCTCTCATTTTCCCTCCCTCATCGACGCCACGGCAGAGCTCGACGGTGATGGTTCCCGAAGGTCGCAACGACGAGCGGGTGTGACAATGGACCTCCGTCTTCTCCCCGGCGGACCTTCTAGGCCGGTTCGTGAAGCAGCGCCGGTGTTCTCCTCCCCGGTCTTCACCGTTCTCCTTAATACAGCAGCTTGGACGACGTCAAAGATGGGAAGCATGGAGCCGCAGCGTCGTTGGTGAGCGGAGAGTTTAGTGGTAGCGGAGCACCTCGGCGGTGGGGACTTATCTGCCGTCGTCCCCCGCTCGAAGAAGCTTTTTGGTAGCGGAGCGCTCCGGCGGAAAACTTGACGGTGTGAGGTGTTCCGTTCGGTCAGCAACAGCGACGGAGCAAGGCAGCGGCGACGGTCTTCAACTCCATCAGCGAAGCTTCCCTCCGGTCTTCCTCCTCTCGGTCGACGGCGACAACGCGAGTTCTCGGCGATGCAGCAGTGGTGATGGGCGGCGGATCTTCTTCACAGGGCCGGAGAACCGTTGAGAGGTTGTAACTCCACGAACACGTATCCTAACAGCACGAGATGGAGTGGTTCAGCGGTATGGTGCCCTGCCTTGGAGCCGAAGGGCTTGGGTTCGAAATTGGTTCCTGCCAGATTAGTGAAGGATTAGCATAGCACTTAAGGtaattcttcttctctttttaacTCCTAAGGGTAGTTAGTTTAGTAGTTGGTTTATAGGGTAGGGTATAGATCATTGTTACTCATCAAGGTTGTTATTAGTTAATGTTTTGGATTAGTCATGATATTATTGTGGGTAGTTAGATCACTAGACcgtattattagtattattattagtatgcTCACATATAGTTTAGGTAGTAACTATAAGGTTATAATGGACCGAATAGGAATATCAATGTCGTTATTTATAATCATAGTGACGGTGttaggaattatattaattcttcAGGTTCACAAGTACGAACTAGCTTATGGGATGAGCTTTGAGTTTGGTGTATGCTTTTGGATTAATTACGCTtcaaaggtaaccactatgtccatcaaaatctatttttacactcactctatatgataatatttggtgattggaaatcctgaaaatccTTGATTATTAGCCTATTATTGATTGCGTTGGTTGGATTCATAGACTTGTGTCTTGATCCTTTGTTTATTGATGTATATGAGCTttgttggtttggatttccacGTTATTTGGCCTCtgttggatgaaatgttggtgtattgTGATCTGATCTTGGTAATCTGGAACCTTTCTTTGTATTCTGAGCTGAGTCTGATTCGGTA contains these protein-coding regions:
- the LOC116017537 gene encoding uncharacterized protein LOC116017537, which produces MISHMDFCKTVKRRNRSYGMVLSWIFQKKRVNVTGELARQPVHSTFNAPSLQFSGLFQVEGNEYITAHELSRMPADESRELIERYHIPHKRLRGLVAPQQAEQAGGDEEDDESEEEAEEEEPVGEADREHRRKEQHDPLAPTPPVGPVLRQLQEMHRMVEARFDSLDLRVDRGFQRLGFIEAKLGIEVPPEYQQPCPYPYPYPHHGPGSSSQGGHPDDQEGGGAL